The following DNA comes from Chloroflexota bacterium.
CCGTCATCCCGACCGCGGCGCGGAACGAGCGGAGTGGTGGGATCTTCTCCTTCTGTGGCGTGAGGAAGATCCCTCGACTGCGTTCGCATGCTCACTTCGCTCGGGATCACGGTGGAGGGAGCATGCGAACGCCGCTCGGGATGACGAGGGGTGGCGCACGCTCACTCCGCTTGGGATGACGGTGGAGGGAGCACGCCTTGCCCTGAGCCTGCCGAATGGGCCACTCCGCTCGGGATGACGGGGCGGAGTGGGCTTCAATGCCTTGTCCTAGCCGACGGTGACGTTGCTGAGCAGCACGTAGTAGTCGGGGCGCGCCTCGAAGCCGCCGACGCGATCCCGCGTGGCGTAGACCGCCGTGCTGTAGTACGGCCAGATGGTCGCCTCTTCATCGTCCCAGATGATCCGCTGCAGCTGCTCGTACTTCTGCTGCCGCACCGAGACGTTCGTGGAGCGCGCCTCGACCACCAGTTGCTCGACCGTCGGGTTGTTGTAGCGGCTCAGGCCAGCCGCGCCCTTCGCCGTGTACCACTGGCCGTAGTACCAGTCAGGGTCGTGCGGCATGTGCGCCCAGCCCGAGTAGAACATGTGGTAGGTGCCAGCCGTACGCGCCTCACGGGCAGCGGCGACCTCCATCTCGCGGACGTTGACGGTGATGCCGACCTCGCCGAGCATCGCCTGGACCGCCTCGGCGATCTCCAGCTGCTTCGGGTACACGCCCTTCATCAGCACGAAGTCGATGGTCGCGCTGCTGATGCCGGCCTGGGCCATCATCGACTTTGCGCCGGCCGGGTCGTAGGTCTTGGCGCCGAGATTGGTGAAGCCAACCAGGCCGGGCGGCGTCGGGCAGGTGGCCGCCTGCGCGTACCCCAGGTGGAACTCGTTGATGATCGTGTCGCGGTCGATCGCCATGCTGATCGCCTTCCGCACGAACACGTTGTCCACCGGCGGATTCTGCAGCTGGAACACCCACTGTTGCGTCTCGATGGCCGAGCGGGTCATCACCTGGACGCCCGAGCTGCCCATCAGCGTCGAGACCATGTCGGCGGGGATGCGGTCGATCACGTCGATCTCGCCGGCCCGCAGGCCGGCCACGCGGGTCGAGACCTCGGGGATGAACCGGTAGCGAACGGCCCCGACCTTCGGCGTGCCACTGACCCAGTAGCTCGGGTTGGCGACGAGGTCCACCACCTCGCCACGGGTCCAGCCGTTGAAGCGGTACGGGCCGGTGCCCACGGGCCGCTCGAAGAAGGACGCCTCCTGGCCGGCAGCGCTGGCCGGGAGCATCCCGAGCATCGTCAGGTGCCCGAGCATCGCGCCGAAGGCGGTACGGGTGCGGATGATGACGC
Coding sequences within:
- a CDS encoding ABC transporter substrate-binding protein, which produces MAGGLSVGMMGLEVPRRVAAATLDTQPRAAAVLLQSGASITAGLSEQMLTLDPANHYSISATTVLRHIFDPLVDVTGDSQFVPALAESWEILDDMTWRFRLRQGVMFHDGTPFDSSSVVYSITRVATDTKLIKNSVFGEITSVEAEGPYSVIIRTRTAFGAMLGHLTMLGMLPASAAGQEASFFERPVGTGPYRFNGWTRGEVVDLVANPSYWVSGTPKVGAVRYRFIPEVSTRVAGLRAGEIDVIDRIPADMVSTLMGSSGVQVMTRSAIETQQWVFQLQNPPVDNVFVRKAISMAIDRDTIINEFHLGYAQAATCPTPPGLVGFTNLGAKTYDPAGAKSMMAQAGISSATIDFVLMKGVYPKQLEIAEAVQAMLGEVGITVNVREMEVAAAREARTAGTYHMFYSGWAHMPHDPDWYYGQWYTAKGAAGLSRYNNPTVEQLVVEARSTNVSVRQQKYEQLQRIIWDDEEATIWPYYSTAVYATRDRVGGFEARPDYYVLLSNVTVG